In Neisseriaceae bacterium CLB008, one genomic interval encodes:
- the bamB gene encoding outer membrane protein assembly factor BamB, which produces MKYKALVIGLMAVGLAACSSKVKPTDPAKLLEISQQTQMDVQWTADIGPTKTLGFTPTLVGDKVYAANEKGRIVELDLQTGRVLNSIDTKDKLVAGVAVAGDLVFVGSASGDLVAYNMSTKAEAWRTNLTSVLSEAPLMLQSVLVVKTKDGRLTGFNPMTGDIGWSFVGAQSGLQVRGTGSMTPMDERHFLVGQDSGVLQLVDAGAGAPVFEAPISFPRGATDFDRVTEVLSRPIMDGPQICAAAFQGYVTCYDMRNWQVMWSKPLSSSKGIEVYGDLVVVSEDNGVVSAFNRADGESVWQNDSLKNRRISAPILLKNGLVVVDFEGYAHIMDPLSGAFIGRTKLPVGALTAQPLRLNGMTLLQGASGKLMLVGAGVS; this is translated from the coding sequence ATGAAATATAAAGCACTTGTGATTGGTTTAATGGCGGTGGGCCTAGCGGCTTGCTCTTCCAAGGTTAAGCCGACCGATCCCGCTAAATTGCTAGAGATCAGTCAGCAAACCCAAATGGACGTGCAGTGGACGGCCGACATCGGCCCCACTAAAACCCTAGGTTTTACGCCGACACTGGTCGGCGATAAGGTGTATGCCGCCAACGAAAAAGGCCGCATTGTTGAGCTAGACCTACAAACTGGGCGCGTATTAAACAGCATCGACACCAAAGACAAGCTGGTGGCCGGTGTGGCCGTAGCCGGTGACTTGGTCTTTGTGGGCAGCGCCAGCGGTGACTTAGTCGCCTACAATATGAGCACTAAAGCCGAAGCTTGGCGAACCAATTTGACCAGCGTCTTGAGCGAAGCGCCCTTAATGCTGCAGTCGGTGCTGGTAGTGAAAACCAAAGACGGCCGTTTGACCGGCTTTAACCCGATGACGGGCGACATTGGTTGGTCGTTCGTGGGCGCGCAATCAGGCTTGCAGGTGCGCGGTACCGGTTCTATGACGCCTATGGATGAGCGCCATTTCTTAGTGGGACAAGACAGCGGTGTGCTGCAGCTGGTGGATGCCGGCGCCGGTGCCCCTGTGTTTGAAGCCCCGATCTCTTTCCCGCGTGGCGCCACCGATTTCGATCGCGTGACCGAAGTATTGAGTCGTCCGATCATGGATGGCCCGCAAATTTGCGCCGCTGCCTTCCAAGGCTATGTGACCTGTTACGACATGCGCAACTGGCAAGTGATGTGGTCTAAGCCACTGTCTTCCAGTAAGGGCATTGAAGTCTATGGTGATTTAGTGGTGGTGAGCGAAGACAATGGTGTGGTTTCGGCCTTTAATCGTGCCGATGGCGAAAGCGTTTGGCAAAACGACTCATTGAAAAACAGAAGAATCTCTGCGCCTATTTTATTGAAAAATGGTTTAGTAGTGGTGGATTTTGAAGGGTATGCCCATATTATGGACCCATTATCGGGTGCCTTTATTGGCCGTACAAAACTGCCGGTTGGCGCGCTAACGGCTCAGCCGCTACGCTTAAACGGCATGACTTTATTACAAGGCGCATCAGGTAAGTTGATGCTGGTTGGAGCAGGTGTTAGTTAA
- the ndk gene encoding nucleoside-diphosphate kinase encodes MAIERTISIIKPDAVAKNVIGQIYARFESNGLKVVAAKMKQLSQADAEGFYAVHKERPFFADLVKFMTSGPVMIQVLEGENAVLKNRELMGATNPKEAAAGTIRADFAESIDANAVHGSDSLENAAIEIAYFFNDSEICAR; translated from the coding sequence ATGGCGATTGAACGCACTATTTCTATTATTAAGCCTGATGCCGTAGCCAAAAATGTCATCGGTCAAATTTACGCTCGTTTCGAAAGCAATGGCCTTAAAGTGGTTGCTGCTAAAATGAAACAGCTGTCACAAGCCGATGCCGAAGGTTTTTACGCTGTGCACAAAGAGCGTCCTTTCTTTGCTGATTTGGTTAAATTCATGACCAGCGGCCCTGTGATGATTCAAGTGTTGGAAGGCGAAAATGCGGTTTTGAAAAACCGTGAACTAATGGGTGCAACCAACCCTAAAGAAGCAGCTGCTGGCACCATCCGTGCTGACTTTGCTGAATCTATTGATGCCAACGCAGTACATGGTTCTGATAGCTTGGAAAATGCCGCAATTGAAATTGCTTATTTTTTCAATGATTCAGAAATCTGTGCTCGTTAA
- the rlmN gene encoding 23S rRNA (adenine(2503)-C(2))-methyltransferase RlmN, whose product MRTNLLNFDLPGLTRHFEEMGEKPFRAKQVMRWMHQMGASSFDDMTDLAKSLRAKLDEQAIIQVPDLMTSQASVDGTRKWLLDVGTGNGVETVFIPESERGTLCISSQVGCALECTFCSTGRQGFNRNLSAAEIIGQLWWANKAMGVTPRNERVVSNVVMMGMGEPLANYDNVVTALNIMLDDHAYGLSRRRVTVSTSGMVPQMDRLKEDCPVALAVSLHASNDAVRDEIVPLNKKYPLKELMAACQRYLEKAPRDFVTFEYVMLQGVNDYVQHAHELVALVKDVPCKFNLIPFNPFPNSGYDRSSNDRIRAFRDVLKEAGLIVTVRKTRGDDIDAACGQLAGQVKDKTKRQAKWQQINLEQS is encoded by the coding sequence ATGCGTACCAATTTATTAAATTTTGATTTACCTGGGTTGACCCGCCATTTCGAAGAAATGGGTGAGAAACCTTTCCGTGCTAAACAGGTGATGCGTTGGATGCACCAAATGGGTGCTTCCAGTTTTGACGACATGACTGACTTGGCGAAATCACTGCGCGCAAAATTAGACGAGCAGGCCATCATTCAAGTCCCCGATTTGATGACGTCTCAGGCGTCTGTTGATGGTACCCGTAAATGGTTATTGGATGTGGGCACAGGCAATGGCGTGGAAACGGTGTTTATTCCCGAATCTGAACGCGGGACGCTGTGTATTTCCTCTCAGGTGGGTTGTGCGCTTGAGTGCACCTTCTGCTCCACCGGCCGTCAAGGGTTTAACCGTAACTTAAGCGCTGCCGAAATCATTGGTCAGCTGTGGTGGGCCAATAAAGCCATGGGCGTGACCCCGCGCAATGAGCGTGTGGTGTCTAACGTGGTGATGATGGGCATGGGTGAGCCGTTGGCGAACTACGACAATGTGGTGACCGCTTTGAACATCATGCTGGACGACCATGCATACGGCCTGTCGCGCCGTCGCGTGACGGTATCGACTTCTGGTATGGTGCCGCAAATGGACAGACTGAAAGAAGACTGTCCCGTGGCTTTGGCCGTGTCGCTACATGCGTCTAACGACGCAGTGCGCGACGAGATTGTGCCGCTGAATAAAAAATATCCGCTCAAAGAGCTGATGGCTGCTTGCCAACGCTATTTAGAGAAGGCGCCACGTGATTTTGTGACATTTGAATACGTGATGCTACAAGGCGTCAACGACTATGTGCAGCATGCGCATGAGTTGGTGGCCCTGGTGAAAGACGTGCCGTGTAAGTTTAACCTGATTCCGTTTAATCCCTTCCCTAATTCGGGCTATGATCGTTCCAGTAACGATCGCATCCGTGCCTTTAGGGATGTGTTGAAAGAAGCAGGCTTGATTGTGACCGTGCGCAAAACGCGCGGCGACGACATCGATGCCGCCTGTGGCCAGCTCGCTGGCCAAGTGAAGGATAAAACCAAGCGTCAGGCGAAGTGGCAACAAATTAATTTAGAGCAAAGTTAA
- the hisS gene encoding histidine--tRNA ligase — MSVKVQAIKGMNDLLPGNSAYWQCFEAEVNEWTASYGVSLIRTPVVESTQLFVRSIGENTDIVDKEMYTFVDSLNGDSLTLRPEGTASCLRAVVEHNLLYNGPQRLWYMGPMFRHERPQKGRYRQFHQIGVECMGFEGPDVDAELIGMAYDLWCRLGLQDYLTLEINTLGNREERAAHREALIKHLEAHEAILDEDAKKRMYTNPLRVLDTKNPDLQAMANAAPKLIDYLGEASLQHYADYKAMITALGIPYVENPRLVRGLDYYNLSVFEWVTTKLGSQGTVCGGGRYDGLIEELGGKPAPSVGFAIGVERLILLAQEFGTLTVDAAPDVYLLQQGEGAAVAALVLAKTLRQAGFNVLQHGGVASFKSQMKKADGSGAHYAVILGENELSTASVSIKDLRGEKAQVTVAQADLVKQLTEWME; from the coding sequence ATGAGTGTAAAAGTACAGGCCATTAAAGGCATGAACGATTTATTGCCAGGCAACTCTGCCTATTGGCAGTGTTTTGAAGCAGAAGTGAACGAGTGGACGGCCAGCTACGGCGTGTCGTTGATCCGTACGCCGGTGGTGGAATCCACTCAGTTATTTGTGCGCTCTATCGGCGAGAACACCGATATTGTGGATAAAGAGATGTACACCTTTGTGGACAGCTTAAACGGCGACTCATTAACCCTGCGCCCAGAAGGTACCGCTTCTTGCCTGCGCGCTGTGGTCGAGCATAATCTGCTTTATAACGGCCCGCAGCGCCTATGGTATATGGGCCCGATGTTCCGTCACGAACGCCCGCAAAAAGGCCGCTACCGTCAATTTCACCAAATTGGGGTGGAGTGCATGGGTTTTGAAGGCCCGGACGTGGATGCTGAATTGATTGGCATGGCTTATGATTTATGGTGTCGTCTAGGCTTACAGGATTATTTAACTCTAGAAATCAACACGCTGGGCAATCGGGAAGAACGAGCCGCCCACCGCGAAGCTTTGATTAAGCACTTAGAGGCGCACGAGGCGATTTTGGATGAAGATGCGAAAAAGCGCATGTACACCAATCCTTTGCGCGTTTTGGACACTAAAAACCCTGATCTTCAGGCCATGGCCAATGCGGCGCCTAAGCTGATCGATTATTTAGGTGAGGCGTCTTTACAGCATTATGCTGATTATAAAGCCATGATTACCGCCCTAGGGATTCCCTATGTAGAAAACCCACGCTTGGTGCGTGGCTTGGATTATTATAATCTCAGCGTGTTTGAATGGGTCACCACCAAACTGGGCTCTCAGGGAACGGTTTGTGGTGGCGGCCGCTACGATGGTTTGATTGAAGAGCTTGGTGGCAAGCCGGCACCTTCAGTTGGCTTTGCCATTGGGGTAGAGCGTTTGATTTTATTGGCGCAGGAATTCGGCACCCTGACTGTGGATGCGGCGCCAGACGTGTATTTGCTACAGCAAGGCGAAGGCGCAGCCGTTGCGGCCTTGGTGTTGGCCAAGACTTTACGCCAGGCTGGCTTTAACGTGTTACAGCATGGCGGTGTGGCCAGCTTTAAGTCACAAATGAAAAAAGCCGACGGCAGCGGTGCGCATTACGCCGTCATCTTGGGTGAGAATGAATTAAGCACGGCTTCGGTGAGCATCAAAGACCTGCGTGGCGAAAAAGCTCAGGTGACCGTGGCTCAGGCAGATTTAGTCAAACAACTAACAGAATGGATGGAATAA
- the ispG gene encoding flavodoxin-dependent (E)-4-hydroxy-3-methylbut-2-enyl-diphosphate synthase, with protein MNDERSVLARRQTQTVAIDHVLVGSAAPVVVQSMTNTDTADAVGTAQQVFELANAGSEMVRITVNSPEAASKVAEIRQRLDDMGCNVPLVGDFHFNGERLLRDYQDCAKALSKYRINPGNVGKGVKGDEKFSYMIEQAIEHDKAVRIGVNWGSLDQSLSKRLMDENLALGSPKSADQIMKEALIISALESAQKARDIGLAANKIILSCKVSNVQDLISVYRDLGSRCDYPLHLGLTEAGMGSKGIVASSAALAVLLQEGIGDTIRISLTPEPGSARTQEVIVAQELLQTMGLRNFTPLVTACPGCGRTTSTVFQELAQDIQQYLREQMVVWRLQYPGVEALNVAVMGCVVNGPGESKLADIGISLPGTGEVPVAPVYVDGKRLVTLKGDQMAEQFIQIVDDYVVTHFGEGGDRRSRSKIIPIINS; from the coding sequence ATGAATGATGAACGTAGTGTATTAGCAAGAAGGCAAACCCAGACCGTGGCGATTGACCACGTGTTGGTGGGTTCTGCTGCACCGGTTGTGGTGCAATCCATGACCAATACCGATACGGCCGATGCCGTCGGTACGGCGCAGCAAGTCTTTGAATTGGCCAACGCCGGTTCAGAAATGGTGCGCATCACCGTCAACAGCCCAGAAGCGGCGTCTAAAGTGGCAGAGATTCGCCAGCGCTTGGACGACATGGGCTGTAATGTGCCCCTAGTCGGCGACTTTCACTTTAACGGTGAGCGCCTCTTGCGCGATTACCAAGATTGCGCCAAAGCCTTATCTAAGTATCGGATTAATCCGGGCAACGTCGGTAAAGGCGTGAAGGGCGATGAAAAATTCAGCTACATGATCGAGCAGGCCATCGAGCACGATAAAGCCGTTCGAATTGGGGTGAACTGGGGCAGCCTAGATCAGTCCTTATCTAAACGCTTGATGGACGAAAACCTGGCCTTGGGCAGCCCGAAGAGCGCCGATCAGATCATGAAAGAAGCCTTGATTATTTCGGCCTTGGAGTCGGCGCAAAAAGCACGCGACATCGGTTTGGCGGCCAATAAAATTATTTTGTCTTGTAAAGTCAGCAACGTACAAGACTTAATCAGCGTCTACCGCGACTTGGGCTCACGCTGCGACTATCCGCTGCACCTTGGCTTGACCGAGGCCGGTATGGGCAGTAAAGGCATTGTGGCCTCAAGTGCCGCGCTGGCGGTTTTGTTGCAAGAGGGGATTGGTGATACCATTCGCATTTCTCTGACGCCGGAGCCTGGCAGTGCGCGGACCCAAGAAGTCATTGTGGCGCAAGAATTGTTGCAAACCATGGGGCTGCGTAACTTCACCCCGTTGGTGACGGCTTGTCCTGGCTGTGGCCGCACCACCAGTACGGTGTTCCAAGAGCTGGCGCAAGACATTCAGCAGTATTTACGCGAGCAAATGGTTGTTTGGCGTTTACAGTATCCAGGCGTTGAGGCCTTGAACGTGGCCGTCATGGGCTGTGTGGTGAATGGCCCTGGCGAAAGTAAGCTGGCCGACATCGGCATCAGCTTGCCCGGTACCGGCGAAGTGCCGGTGGCACCGGTTTACGTTGACGGTAAACGGCTGGTGACGCTGAAGGGCGACCAAATGGCAGAACAATTTATTCAAATTGTGGATGATTATGTGGTGACGCATTTTGGTGAAGGTGGCGATAGACGCAGCCGCAGCAAAATCATCCCCATTATTAATTCATAA
- a CDS encoding YfgM family protein, with product MAYDLQAHEEVEGFKRFWKNWGRWLFLALLVAAIAYVGNYVYQQKQLDKSAEAAVVLDQLTKEVQASDLTKAKTSLTTLQNDYAKVSLTTQATLMMAGVYFDAGDLEAAQKELSWVKDNHKDALIQAITTERLAIVLLQQKKYDEALLMTKAKVEPEFEGLLLSVRGDIYAAQGKTAEAKEAYDLALAKTDEKAPGRAVIELKRNQQG from the coding sequence ATGGCCTACGATTTACAAGCACATGAAGAAGTAGAAGGCTTTAAGCGTTTCTGGAAAAACTGGGGCCGCTGGTTGTTCTTGGCGCTGTTGGTTGCGGCGATCGCCTACGTGGGCAACTACGTCTATCAGCAAAAACAGTTGGATAAATCCGCTGAGGCCGCCGTGGTGTTGGATCAGCTGACTAAAGAAGTTCAGGCTTCTGATTTAACCAAGGCCAAAACGTCTTTGACCACCTTGCAAAACGATTATGCTAAAGTGTCGTTGACCACTCAGGCTACTTTAATGATGGCGGGGGTCTATTTTGATGCCGGCGATCTGGAAGCTGCCCAAAAAGAACTGAGCTGGGTGAAAGACAATCATAAAGATGCGCTGATTCAAGCCATCACGACGGAACGTCTGGCCATTGTGTTGTTACAGCAGAAAAAGTATGACGAAGCGCTGTTGATGACCAAGGCCAAAGTTGAGCCAGAATTTGAAGGTTTATTATTATCTGTACGCGGTGACATTTACGCCGCCCAAGGCAAAACTGCCGAAGCCAAAGAGGCTTATGATCTGGCGTTGGCCAAAACCGACGAAAAAGCACCGGGTCGTGCCGTGATAGAGCTGAAGCGTAATCAACAGGGGTAA
- a CDS encoding tetratricopeptide repeat protein — protein MKRLLYSMMIMTGWALTACGAVGGPSTQAPQALAAVKASLAQAYWAQGQSEEALRQIEQAVALTPNNADLWLLRAELHRQQGLAQPAQESYAQALRLAPAAGAPNHHYGWYLCHVLGQPDAAAVYFERARLDAAYPHRAQVAKERAACVQTD, from the coding sequence ATGAAGCGCCTACTCTACAGCATGATGATCATGACAGGGTGGGCGCTTACGGCGTGTGGGGCAGTGGGTGGGCCTAGCACGCAAGCGCCACAGGCCTTGGCCGCAGTTAAAGCCAGCCTTGCTCAAGCTTATTGGGCCCAGGGGCAAAGTGAAGAGGCCTTGCGCCAGATTGAGCAAGCAGTGGCGCTGACGCCGAATAACGCCGATTTATGGCTGTTGCGTGCCGAGCTGCATCGACAGCAAGGGTTGGCGCAGCCGGCTCAAGAAAGTTATGCACAGGCCTTACGCCTTGCGCCCGCCGCTGGCGCACCTAACCATCACTATGGATGGTATCTGTGCCACGTATTGGGGCAGCCAGACGCCGCTGCCGTGTATTTTGAGCGAGCAAGGCTAGATGCGGCTTATCCCCATCGGGCTCAGGTGGCTAAAGAACGTGCAGCATGCGTTCAAACCGATTAA
- a CDS encoding helix-turn-helix domain-containing protein, producing MSDVEQTQTTDTAPVTMMLGDKLKQARLNKGLSVGEVAERLKLAVSQVEAMETNDPSRFTEPVFARGFFRSYARFLQLNEAEVIADLNEMFPSERVAVNHAQQVHQQAPVRNGGSAKKLPKWLWMAGLVVVIVGVAIAWPKGEADEAVASDEAPLAVGELAAPQVAPVEPVVPVGAVEAEEGTAEATAADAAAAETEANAPAVAGTDVLVVNIASRSMLVVKSKDGEVLMNQIVPARSEHKFEGGAPYDVRIGYARGASMTFNDEAVDLSGAFVDKITAAVTVPK from the coding sequence ATGAGTGACGTGGAACAAACACAAACGACCGATACGGCTCCTGTAACCATGATGTTGGGCGATAAATTAAAACAGGCGCGATTGAATAAGGGTTTGAGCGTCGGCGAAGTGGCTGAACGCTTGAAGCTGGCCGTGTCGCAAGTAGAGGCGATGGAAACCAATGATCCAAGCCGCTTTACTGAACCTGTTTTTGCCCGTGGTTTTTTCCGTAGTTATGCCCGTTTTTTACAGCTGAATGAAGCTGAAGTTATTGCAGACTTGAATGAAATGTTTCCTAGCGAACGCGTGGCGGTGAATCATGCCCAGCAGGTGCATCAGCAAGCACCGGTACGCAATGGCGGTAGCGCTAAGAAATTGCCTAAATGGCTGTGGATGGCCGGTTTGGTCGTGGTGATTGTGGGCGTGGCGATCGCCTGGCCCAAGGGTGAGGCTGATGAAGCCGTCGCCAGCGACGAAGCGCCATTGGCTGTCGGTGAGCTGGCAGCGCCACAGGTGGCGCCTGTTGAGCCAGTGGTGCCAGTAGGGGCAGTTGAAGCCGAAGAAGGCACTGCTGAAGCCACTGCGGCCGATGCCGCCGCGGCCGAAACCGAAGCCAATGCGCCTGCTGTCGCTGGCACCGATGTTTTAGTGGTGAACATTGCCAGCCGTTCAATGTTGGTAGTAAAGAGTAAAGATGGCGAAGTTTTGATGAATCAAATTGTGCCCGCCCGCAGCGAACACAAGTTTGAAGGTGGGGCGCCCTACGATGTGCGTATCGGTTATGCACGCGGCGCCAGCATGACATTTAATGATGAAGCGGTTGATTTGTCTGGAGCGTTTGTAGATAAAATCACTGCGGCGGTAACGGTACCTAAATAA